Proteins found in one Pelmatolapia mariae isolate MD_Pm_ZW linkage group LG7, Pm_UMD_F_2, whole genome shotgun sequence genomic segment:
- the akip1 gene encoding A-kinase-interacting protein 1 has protein sequence MDSQAWLESSLQRSASLGLEVLQRASRRSVDWASTASQNPAMADEDTDITDERNPTELDDAFAKIAEFMAQTTSHCKRFYESGCCTEPSDIEKNHMSRFHTQPASAKTTAALPTRKCNKYQNHVSGSSEDFYIELSPGTYVVTASIAESQQQTQLVSVKAGESVNLTFDL, from the exons ATGGACAGCCAAGCCTGGCTGGAGTCCTCCCTGCAGCGCTCTGCCAGTCTGGGCTTGGAGGTGCTGCAGCGAGCCTCCAGGCGGAGTGTGGACTGGGCGAGCACTGCATCCCAAAACCCCGCTATGGCAGATGAAGACACAGATATAACTGATGAG AGAAATCCCACAGAGCTCGATGATGCCTTTGCAAAAATCGCTGAGTTCATGGCACAAACCACTAGTCATTGCAAA AGATTTTACGAGTCTGGCTGTTGCACGGAGCCCAGTGACATTGAAAAGAACCACATGTCCAGGTTTCACACACAGCCAGCATCTGCAAAGACAACAGCTGCGCTACCAACCAGGAAGTGCAACAAATACCAA AACCACGTGTCTGGATCCAGTGAGGATTTTTATATCGAGCTTTCACCTGGAACATATGTCGTCACTGCCAGTATTGCAGAGTCACAGCAGCAGACTCAGCTGGTCAGTGTTAAAGCTGGGGAGAGTGTCAACctcacctttgacctctga
- the rpl27a gene encoding 60S ribosomal protein L27a, with product MPTKKSKTRKLRGHVSHGHGRVGKHRKHPGGRGNAGGMHHHRINFDKYHPGYFGKVGMRHYHLKRNTSHCPTINLDKLWTLVSEQTRINYSKKPDGPAPIIDAVRAGYYKVLGKGKLPKQPVIVKAKFFSRQAEEKIKAVGGACVLMA from the exons ATG CCTACCAAGAAGTCGAAGACCAGGAAACTCCGAGGACATGTCAGCCACGGACATGGTCGCGTTG GCAAGCACAGGAAGCATCCTGGAGGTCGTGGTAATGCTGGTGGCATGCATCATCACAGAATCAATTTCGACAAATA CCATCCAGGATACTTTGGTAAGGTGGGCATGAGACATTACCACCTGAAGAGGAATACCTCCCACTGCCCTACCATCAACCTGGACAAGCTGTGGACACTGGTGAGCGAGCAGACCAGGATCAACTACAGCAAGAAGCCCGATGGACCTGCCCCCATCATTGATGCTGTGCGCGCT GGCTATTACAAAGTCCTGGGCAAAGGCAAGCTGCCCAAGCAGCCTGTGATCGTCAAGGCCAAGTTCTTCAGCCGACAGGCTGAGGAGAAGATCAAGGCAGTGGGAGGAGCCTGCGTGCTGATGGCATAA